The genomic stretch AAACACGAACATGAGGATAATAAAGGCCAAAagtaaatatgttattttatgcaAATAAGACAGTAAGTACATGATGTGTTATTCCTAGTAATGCTAATTGAATTAGGGAGAGACGTCACACATATTGCTGATAATGTGACATAGAATAACCTCTATACTTATTTGTTACAATATATAACACCTTTATTAGTACTTTTAGAGTCCTTATTATGAAAGTAGCGGACAGTTGATGCAGTTGCAGCGCCCCCTTGAGTGCAGTAGCAGAAGCAGGTGGAGCAACAAAATGGGGGGGACTcaaatatgagacaaaaaaatcGATTTAATTCTTTAGATGTATTATTTAAAGGATTGTTACAGGCAAACAACTCCTCCAATGTAAATCACATGACTATATTGTTTTCTATATTCTCTTGACTCTTTAAATTCTAATCCGACTATGCTAATTGCAACCACCCTCCCCAATAGCGTAATCTGGAATAAATCATTAATTTCCTTGCATCTTCCTTGGTCTCCCCGCCTCCTGCTGGATTCACGCTCTGTCCTTCCTGTGTCTGATGGAGCACACCACCCCGCCCTTGGGCCTCAGGGTGCCCACGTCCAGGATGTCAAAGCTCTGGTCGGGCGTCAGGGTGAAGTCAAACCTCTGCAGGATCTTGGCCATCACCACTTTGGCCTCCATCTGCCCACAGCAACAAGTCACAGGTTACGTCACTGCATCCCTGCTTCTCCTTACTTTGGGGTTTTGGTCACCTCAGCCAGGTTCTTTCCGATGCAGGATCGCGGGCCCAGGGAGAAGGGGAAGTAGCAGTAATAAGGCCTGACAAAAGAAAATACCAAAACATATCATGCATAGGAAGGTCTATTTTTAATaaggaaaaatgttgaaatattacaaaaatgaagtcataattaggatttaaaagttgtcatttcaGAGGAAaactgtcataatattataattgcTTTTGTCTATTGTAGCTCTAATTAAAACcccattaagatccaaatgtgctAAAGGTACGGTCTAGCCTTTTCTACACTACCCTTAGCATTTGGATCAGGTCTGGATTAAGAccaataaagtattttttctaaAAGGTCATCAAATAGTACTATTATGAGGCAACATTGGACTTTCCTCACTAGAGTCATGTGGTGGTAAAAGGAGATAGGACATGATCTGAGTTCCATCCTATGAGTTTATTCATCTAGGTGACTTACTTGGGAGCATCGGGGTGAAAGCGCTCGGGGTTAAATTCCAGCGGGTCCTTGAAGAACTTGGCCATTCTGCCGCATATGTAGGAGCTGAACTGAACAACAAACGGTTAGTTCTTCCAAAACTCTTGTGTGTTCGTGTCAGTCATGGCTTACAACGACGCCGGCGCCTGCTGGTACGTGGACGCCATCGATGATGACGTCGTTGGGGAGATGGCGGACTGTGCCTGGAGCTGTTGGGTACAACCTTAAAGTCTCTTTAAGAACCTTCAGGGGACAAAGAACGTGTTGGGATGTCAACTGGAAGGCAGCATGACGGTTTGACTTCTATGGTGGTTACTTGTGAGGTCGCATTATTTGGCCAGTCATTCCCACAAATGACTCCCGGATGCCTCGTGTGGCCAAAAGAGGAACTCCAAGCCAAATGTACCATACCCAATGCCACCAGCTTGTTGAGAAAGACGAGTGGCCTAAGGTCCTTATTTACTCATTTGAACATTTGAGTGAAAGAAGGCGTACCTGCGAAAGGTAAACTAGCTTGCCCAGATCGTCGTAGCCGATGTCACGTTTCATCCCAATGACGTCGTCCACCTCCTTCTTGGCTCTGGCAGACAAAACGCAATGTCCAAGACGTTTTTCTCTTGTCCTCTTGTGTTTGTCTTCTCACTTGTCCAGGATGTCAGGATGTCTAGCGAGCTCCATGATGCAGAAAGCCAGCTGGTTGGCCGTGGTTTCCTGTCCTGGAAGGTGACAAAGGGATTCATACGGGATGCATGCGGGCCGAGACACAAGAAccatgaagaaaaaaagtctcACCGGCGATGAAGAAGGTGACAAAATTGTCCAGCATGACCTCTTGGTCCTCTTTGGTCATGCTTTCCTCTGAAATGAAGACATAAGAGTGGAGTGTCTGTGCTTTTCATTCTGGTTCATGCACTTTATGGACCCACCTTTGCTGGCCGCCTTGATGATTTGCGTGAGGATGTCTTTGGGCACGTCGGCGCCGCTCTCGATGGCCACCTTCCTGTTGTGGATCCACTGGGCGCCGGTGGAGCGCAGCAGCTTGGCCGCCTCCCTCACCTCCTTGACAAAGGCCCAGTTCTTGGGGTACAGCTGGAACATTTCAAGGTCAAAACACTTGAAGTAGTTCAAGTTCATGACTGCTGTTGAAAAGACTTGGTTATACAAGCCGTGTCTGTGTAGCCACACTTGGTACGTACACACGAccacagataataataataataatagaataatagagTCAAACAATGAGAGGACTGGTCATGTGTGTGTAGTATTATAATATCACTTTTGGTCCTGTTAGTGAAATACTTCTGTTTGTGTGATGTATTTCATGTTGTCATTCCATGTACATAAGTAAGTGTGTCCATGACAGAAGGACAGAATGTTGTCCATGGAGGAGCCGCCTTTTGCTCAAAGCCTACTGGAGTAGGCTCCTTCATACCTACTGCTAACAGACAGTCCACAAAGTGGATGGAGCACTGAAGTGTTTGCTCATCACATGTCAAGCAGAAGGGGGCAAGGGGGACAAAGATGAGGTGTTCAGGGTCCACCCGGCCGGTCGGTAGGAGGCCTTGGGAAAGACCCAACTGGATGTCCGAAACACGTGGCTGCATGGCCAGCAACATGACCATGAAGTCCATGATTGATAGGTGTCGCAGTGCCCCCGGTGGGGCTCATCGTGGGGGTCTATTAGAGCGACACTTTGCCTGGTGCCTCACCTCGGAGGAGCTGTTTGTCTTGGCTGCCCAACCAGGACCATAAACCCCTGGGCTCATCGGGACCCCACTTACTTGAATGTCCTGTTTTAGAAGAGTTGTGTCGTACCTGAAAGAAGATGGAGCGCATGCTGATCAGCGTCCCTTTCAGACACGTCTCGATGGCCTTGGGGAAGAACGACGTGTTCTTCTGCTCAAAATCCATGTTGAAGGCAACCTGATCATCGGCAGACAGAAACATCTTTCACTTCATCAGATTGATTGCAAAAAGGTGCCGGGCGAGCCAGCTACCTTGGCGATGACGTCTAAGGTGACGGAGTTCATCATCGGCAGCAAGGCGGCCTCCCCTTTTCTGTCAGCGATATCTGACAGTTTGGTGCTCAGCACCTCTGCTCGCTCGTTGAACGTCCCCATCATGCTGCACAGATacctgcacacacatgcacacacatgcacgctggAAATATTGTATGGGGATGAAACCCTGAGCAGAAGCCCAGCTAGGGCGGCCATCTGTCCCCGGGGGTTGAGATGGAAAACTAGAGCAGCGGGTTAGAGAGTAGATCAAGCCAGAAAACAGGAGTCTTCATCTCCATCCAAGGAACATGGAGGAGCGTCTCAGTTCTAGCTGTACCACCCGTGTCAGTGGAGGGCCCAGACACATGACATTGCCAGGCATCCATTTCCTGACGGCTGATGGTCTGTGGGTTGTTGCCGTCCACGCTCTCCTTCCGGGATCCCCGCAGGAAGTAGTCGGCAGCAGCGCTATGAGCTGTGAGCGCCATGTGGAAACGGGAGCTAACACCAATAGCATCATTCACCGGCAGGATGGCGCACCTCCACCTCCCTTTCATGGAGATTCCATGGCCTGCCCACGCTCATGATctttcttcctgtttgtttatGTCGTTATACTTTTACCATTCATATTCTTTCCAATTCACACAGTAAGTATGAGTATTTGATGTGTACAATACATTTCACATCTCTTGCCTCCCCCTTCCCTGAGCCTATGATAATATCTTCTATTGATTCTATTTATACTGTATGATCTATGCCGTGTATCAACTCATATAAACAGGTGCTCCAAAAGCCTTCAAACGTTTCTTCACACGTTTCTTCACACGTTTCTTCACACGTTTCTTCACACGTTCCTCAGCATCTGGCAGAATTTGCTGTTCTTGATACTCGTCTTATTTGGGAGCTAAAGGGCAGGTCCGGATCCAAGACGCCACCAAGGTTTCTGAGTACTGTGGAAGGTGGGGTGCAAGCCCTTCCCGGCCAGTATCAGTAGGGGGCCGTGGACCACGGACTATGATTTCACTTTGAACTGAGTTCAAACGTTTGAGCTCATCCAGATCTCGACGTGTCGAAGACATGCCTGGAGTTTGGACAGCTGATTGGCTTGGTGAGGGTTCATGGATAAATGGATAAAGAGGCACGCAAAGCCCTTCGTGGAGTCTTTTCTAAGGAGATTGCCTCGGGACCAGATACAGTACAGGTCCCAGCACAGAACCCTGTTGGACGCCATGATGGAAACAAACGAATTAAGGAGGAGAGATGCTTGGCGTCGCTATGGGCTTTCTTCGCCATATCTCCAATACCGCCATCCTCCATTTGCACCCACATGGTCAGGGGGGCCGCCCTATTGGTGTAGCCACATGGTCGGGGGGGCCGCCCTATTAGTGTAGCCACATCTCAAGATCAATGCTAAGCGCTGCAAAGAACTCACAGGCTGCTGAAGGGGGGGTCTATGATGCGTCGTTGTTTATACCACAGTTTGTCGTCTCTGACCGGTACCAGCCCATTGCCTACGAACCTGCGAGTACAACGCCAGGAAAAGATGATTGTCTTCCTCTTGTTATCTTCTCAACGTGTATGAGCAGCTGACCTTTGACCAAACAGGCTGAACATTCGTCCGTAGAGGAAGTGGTCTTTTGGATACTTCGGGGACATCAGGATTTCCTGGAAAAGAAAAGTCAATCAGAGGGAAAAGGGAAAATAAAGgacaacacaaaatgacacaaaccaaCCAACCTGACTGGAAGCCACTACATGAGTTCCTCGTTGGTTCTTTGttgcttcctcagtaactactgtctTTTTGCAGAACGTCAGACCAAATAAAGTATATCTTTgtattagcatgatagcatagcACGGGGTTTGCGCTACATGTAATGGATTGTGGCGGGGCGGCCATTACGGCGAAAGGTAACTACAAGGGTAGTGTTGGTCGCATGTCACCGACATGTCACCGACATGTCACTTCCtagatgtcacatgacagcaaTCAGCTGACATGAAGTCAAAGAGAACAGATGGTGGAGAACAAATGTTGGGcaaatttccccccaaaagtgcaattCCCCTTTAAGGGTTTTCCTTTAAGGGCAGGATAGTCGCTAGACCTGCTTTCAAGGTAAACTTAGTACTGCTGTACAAGCTTCTAGTACAAACGTTACCTTGGTGGCCTCCGGGCTGGTGGTGTACACACGTACATGGTGCAACATGTTGATCCTGTACACGGATCCATAAGCTTCTGTCCTGCAAGTCATGAGATGGAACACATTGGGAAGTTTATGGATAAATATATCCCAAGTGCTTACCATTCCAGAAACAGGTCGTGCGCATTTCCATCCTTTGCGATGATCCTGGACAAAGCCGGGACATGTCCGAAGAAAAAACTACAGAAACCAGAAAACCAGTAAAGGTGAGGTGAGGTGAGGCGAGGTGAGGTAAATAAAGGTTTACCTTTCCCGCGGTGGTCCAGGTATGTGGTCATACTTCATGTGTACATATTTAAGGTAGACACAGAAGCCCAGCAAGGCCACCAGCAGGACCACCAGCAGGACGGCCAAGGCATGAAGTGCCAGGAagaaaagagacatttttcATGGACTAAAGTCCTCCTGAAGTTGAGTTCGTCTGGCGTCCTGCCGTGttgaagaataaagtgaaaaaaggtgGGGAGAGGGGGGCGTAACTCCCTGCTGGGTGTTACAGTAAAATGTGTACACCTGGTACACAAATTACCACCTTTTTACGGTTTCAAGGTAAACTACGACACGAAAGAGTCGCCGTTTGAAAAATGAGTATGAGTAGGAGGGGAGGCGGACGTAGTACTACGTGGAAATACTTTGTCATGGCCCACGTCATTCCTCGCAGTCAGAGCTGGACTTGTGGACTtatgtgtgctggagcctatcccagctgtcttggggagaggcggggttcatcctggactggtgaccagccaatcacagggcacatatagacattagcaatgaagctagcaggttttggggggaaaaactaATTGAAAAACTCtctttttgtcataataataatagtaataataataataatgatgatgtcaGTAACACTTCACAATAAGGTACATGTAATTACAGTAGCTAATGAGGAAGGAACCTACTACGGACCGCTACCCCAACCACTGCTCCTTAGTGCCTCACCAACTTTACTGATGAGCTTTTATGTACTTTATTGTACTTTATGTAAAGTGAGCCCACTATGTCTTGTTCCCAAAACACCAGTTGTGTGTCAGTTGTTTCGTGAACATAAACGCATCGTGTCCAGCTTCATGGTAGTGATGACTGCGATGATCTCCCTGGACTTGAGGTGGTCCCACATGGACACAATAAAAAGGTGCGAGTTCTTGCTGGCTGAGGAACCGCTAACAAGTATATAACAATGCAGTGTGTTCTTTGCACCTCCATCACAGTTTGGTTTTCTCTCTGCCGCCAAACCGGACAAGAGCAGACTGCGAGGGGCAACCGTGTCCTACAATGGGGCAAGCACCTGCTGTAATTACAGATAGCGACCACCGAGTGACGCTGTttctttgtgtgtatttttcttgttGCGTTCAactaatatttactatactTTCAAAGTACTTACAAATagagaaaacatttttaactgaGCCTCAGTGACAGTGTCGATTTGTAAAATGACGTATTTTcttgtgaaaaaataaatatatatatacacacacaccaataaGACATTTCCATTGCGGAAGTACAAGCTGAATTACGGTAATGACGCAAGGTACGTGCTTTTGTTGACGTTTGCAATAACAAGCACTTTAAATTCACCCTTGGTCCAAATGTTGGAAGTGGGTGTGCACATTTGACTGGAACACCCAGCAGGACGCTGTGGCCCCGCCCCTTCCTCTTCTCAACACGGCAGGACGCCAGACGAACTCAACTTCAGGAGGACTTTAGTCCATgaaaaatgtctcttttctTCCTGGCACTTCATGCCTTGGCCGTCCTGCTGGTGGTCCTGCTGGTGGCCTTGCTGGGCTTCTGTGTCTACCTTAAATATGTACACATGAAGTATGACCACATACCTGGACCACCGCGGGAAAGGTAAACCTTTATTTACCTCACCTCGCCTCACCTCACCTCACCTGGTTTTCTGGTTTCTGTAGTTTTTTCTTCGGACATTCCTCGACTATGTTGAGGACGATGGAAAAGGGGAGAAACTTGCACGACCTGCTTCTGGAATGGTAAGCACTTGTGATATATGCATatgaatatacatatacatatattgatCCTACAGGCCTGCGTGTCCTATGTTGTGATGGTAGGGCAGAAGCTTATGGATCCGTGTACAGGATCAACGCCTTGCACTACGTACTTGTGTGCACCACCAGTCCCGAGGCCACCAAGGTAACGGTAGAAGTTCATGTCCACTGTCGCTACGTCACGCCTTCACTGGATGGTGTTCATCCATGATGGTGCTTTTGTGGTTGAAAAGAAGCGTGAAGATGAGGCGGCTCGGGCACCTGATTCGGGAAGACCCTGGGAGTGGCTCAGGGTCCGCtgggaggagctggaccaagcAGCCAGGGAGAGGGCAGCTGCCCCCCGAGCCGACCTGAAGTGGTCATATTTTTCCCAGTTTCATCAATTAGACGCCATTTCCTCATAATGGCTTCTTATTTCCACGATCTGGTCTCAGCTCTCCTATTCAAGCGGCCATGCGAGGAAATAAGAGTTGCTTTTTAAATGTCatgacatgaatacatatttgcAGGAAGTCCTGATGTCCCCAAAGTATCCCAAAGACCTCTACCTCCACAAACGACTCTTCAGCCTGTTTGGTCAAAGGTCAGCTGGTGCACATTGAGAAGATAAGAAGAGGAAGACAATAAACGACAGCTTCCCTTCCTGGTGTCCTCGTGCAGGTTCTTGGGCAACGGGCTGGTGACAGCCAGGGACCATGACCAGTGGTATAAACAACGACGCATCATGGACCCCGCCTTCAGCAGCCTGTGAGTTCTTGCAGCGCTTATCAGACTATTCctaacgtgattgatggcttaTTCctaacgtgattgatggctgcAATGCCGATAAGGAAGTGTGCCGCCCTCTTAAGCCTGAGGCCAAAGACTTTGTGGAGTTGCTGGAAGTTTTCATTGCTGCTAAATGTTCCAGGAGCTCCACAGGCACGGACGCTTTAGACCTTGGTCTGATGACGCCAGGTTGCACGATATAGCACCCTGCCTGCTCCTGCTCTCAGAACCAGCTTTTATCTCCAAGATCTGCCACAAGCGCTCTTGTGGCGTCAGACGGCTTCCAGTCCAGTCTGCactttttttaagctttttagCGAGTGATTCTGGTGGCTCGGCCATTTTAGATCTTTGAGAGGCGACTGCTGCGTTTGATGCGGTGGACCATACAATTCTTTTATCTGGCTTGGAAAAGTGGGGGGAGGAGGGGCTGTCCTGATGTGGTTTACCTGTCTGCCTTACTGTGGGACTTGGGggatcgtgtgtgtgtgtgcaggtatcTGCGCAGTCTGATGGGGACGTTCAACGAGCGAGCAGAGGTGCTGACCTCCAAACTGTCGGAGGTGGCAGACAGAAGAGCAGAGGCCAACATGCTGCAAGTCGTCAACCGCGTCACCTTAGACGTCATCACcaaggtagctagctagctcaccCAGCAGCCTTTTCCATTTCATCTGATGAAGCCAAAGATCTTTATGTCTGCTGATCAGGTCGCCTTTGGTGTGGATCTGGAGCTCCTGGAGAACACTTCACTCTTTCCCAAGGCCATCGAGGCGTGTCTTCGAGGGATGATGCACAATGTGCGCAATGCCGCCTTCCAGGTACGCTTAGTGTTGACTTTTGGCTTCTGGTTTCTGGTCCCCGAGTCTAAAAAGGCAGAGATGCCATTTACACTTTTGCATATTAAACGACGATGAAACCTTCCAGCTGTACCCCAAGAACTGGGCCTTTGTCAAGGAGGTGAGGGAAGCGTGCAAGCTGCTGCGCTCCACCGGCGCCCAGTGGATCCACAACAGGAAGGTGGCCATCAAGAGCGGCGCCGACGTGCCCAAAGACATCCTCACGCAAATCATCAAGGCGGCCAGCAAAGGTGGGTCCATAAAGTGCATGAACCAGAATGAAAAGCACAGACACTCCACTCTTATGTCTTCATTTCAGAGGAAAGCATGACCAAAGAGGACCAAGAGGTCATGCTGGACAATTTTGTCACCTTCTTCATCGCAGGTGAGACTTTTATTCCTCATGGTTCTTGTGGCTCGGCCCGCATGCATCCCGTATGAATCCCTTTGTCACCTTCCAGGACAGGAAACCACGGCCAACCAGCTGGCTTTCTGCATCATGGAGCTCGCTAGACATCCTGACATCCTGGACAAGTGAGAAGACAAACACAAGAGGACAAGAGAAAAACGTCTTGGACATTGTGTTTTGTCTGCCAGAGCCAAGAAGGAGGTGGACGACGTCATTGGGATGAAACGTGACATCAGCTACGACGATCTGGGCAAGCTAGTTTACCTTTCGCAGGTACGCCTTTTTTCACTCACAAGTAACCACCATAGAAGTCAAACCGTCATGCTGCCTTCCAGTTGACATCCCAACACGTTCTTTGTCCACTGAAGGTTCTTAAAGAGACTTTAAGGTTGTACCCAACAGCTCCAGGAACGTCCCGTGATCTCCCCAACGACATCATCATCGATGGCGTCCACGTACCAGCAGGCGCCGCTATCATCGTAAGCCATGACTGACACGAACACACAAGAGTTTTGGAAGAACTAACCGTTTGTTGTTCAGTTCAGCTCCTACATGTGCGGCAGAATGGCCAAGTTCTTCAAGGACCCGCTGGAATTTAACCCCGAGCGCTTTCACCCCGATGCTCCCAAGTAAGTcacctagatcaggggtcggcaacctttactatcaaaagagccattttaccccctcgctcactg from Doryrhamphus excisus isolate RoL2022-K1 chromosome 1, RoL_Dexc_1.0, whole genome shotgun sequence encodes the following:
- the LOC131132474 gene encoding cholesterol 24-hydroxylase-like, with the translated sequence MSLFFLALHALAVLLVVLLVALLGFCVYLKYVHMKYDHIPGPPRESFFFGHVPALSRIIAKDGNAHDLFLEWTEAYGSVYRINMLHHVRVYTTSPEATKEILMSPKYPKDHFLYGRMFSLFGQRFVGNGLVPVRDDKLWYKQRRIIDPPFSSLYLCSMMGTFNERAEVLSTKLSDIADRKGEAALLPMMNSVTLDVIAKVAFNMDFEQKNTSFFPKAIETCLKGTLISMRSIFFQLYPKNWAFVKEVREAAKLLRSTGAQWIHNRKVAIESGADVPKDILTQIIKAASKEESMTKEDQEVMLDNFVTFFIAGQETTANQLAFCIMELARHPDILDKAKKEVDDVIGMKRDIGYDDLGKLVYLSQVLKETLRLYPTAPGTVRHLPNDVIIDGVHVPAGAGVVFSSYICGRMAKFFKDPLEFNPERFHPDAPKPYYCYFPFSLGPRSCIGKNLAEMEAKVVMAKILQRFDFTLTPDQSFDILDVGTLRPKGGVVCSIRHRKDRA
- the LOC131132466 gene encoding cholesterol 24-hydroxylase-like; protein product: MSLFFLALHALAVLLVVLLVALLGFCVYLKYVHMKYDHIPGPPRESFFFGHSSTMLRTMEKGRNLHDLLLEWAEAYGSVYRINALHYVLVCTTSPEATKEVLMSPKYPKDLYLHKRLFSLFGQRFLGNGLVTARDHDQWYKQRRIMDPAFSSLYLRSLMGTFNERAEVLTSKLSEVADRRAEANMLQVVNRVTLDVITKVAFGVDLELLENTSLFPKAIEACLRGMMHNVRNAAFQLYPKNWAFVKEVREACKLLRSTGAQWIHNRKVAIKSGADVPKDILTQIIKAASKEESMTKEDQEVMLDNFVTFFIAGQETTANQLAFCIMELARHPDILDKAKKEVDDVIGMKRDISYDDLGKLVYLSQVLKETLRLYPTAPGTSRDLPNDIIIDGVHVPAGAAIIFSSYMCGRMAKFFKDPLEFNPERFHPDAPKPYYCYFPFSLGPRSCLGMNFAQMEAKVVMAKILQRFDFTLTPDQSFDILDVGTLRPKGGVVCSIRHRKDRA